The Gossypium arboreum isolate Shixiya-1 chromosome 6, ASM2569848v2, whole genome shotgun sequence DNA window gTTCATTTGTTCTGCAAcaccattttgctgtggagtatggcgaactgtcaagtgtctcacgatcccttctgacttgcacaatctattaaactcatcagaacagaactctaagccattgtttgtgtggaggtattttattttttttcccttctatttttaaatcataattttccaagatttaaatgcgaaaaacacatCGCGTTTTTGCTtcaagaagaacgcccaaacttttctagaaaaatcatcaataaaggttagcatataattagctccacctctcgaaggcactctggatagcccccacagatcagaatgaatatactccaacgttcccttcgtgttatggattcctctggtgaatcgaaatctcttttgcttcccaaaaacacagtgctcacagaaattcagtttgcaaattccttacccatcaagaagtcctcttttgctcaattctgtcatgtaattctcactcatatgccctaggtgcatatgccaaagtttaataatatcatcatctgacaaggaacaGGAAGCAACAGCTGGATCACCTGTAACAGTAAAAccctacaaaacatataacttggcagtctttctctgtcctttcatcacaacaaggaaacttttaaaaatatttaaaaccccactttcagctgtgtatctgcaacgaaattaaatttcttttcaattctggaacatgtcatacgttactaagtgttctgacaactccatcaaacatcttaactttaattgttccaacacttgcgattttacacgaagcattatttcccattaaAATAACatcttcagacactgtttcgtaagttgaaaaccaatcccgattgggactcatgtggaaggtgcagcctgaatcaagtatccattccTCGCTTACTTTAAAATCATTGAcaaaagcgactagaagttcaccatcgctgtagccTTCTACAAaatcagcttcaccgaaattttctggttgttttcccttttgattcgcaacctcccttttaatcttgttctgtagcttatagcactcagatttaatgtgtcatttcttcttgtagaagttacaagttttacctctgtttgaagacttcaatctacccttagatttaccgcgaggattctgttcctgtgtccttctacgatcatcatcagcattccgatcttgtctcccacgaataaTGAGACCCTCTCATTGAGAGTCAGGTTTAAACACAAGGTGCTTCattttatcatacgaggtcaaagaatcataaacctcatcaactgtgagagactcgcggctatataaaatcatatctctaaaggttgaataagacgggggcaacgaacaaagtagaaaaccctagatcttccttatcatattgaacctccatggcctccaagtttgagagaatttctttaaacactgttaagtattcgtgtacagacgcaccttcctccaaacaatgaccataaagacgctgcttcatatgcaacttgcttgttagagttttcgacatacatatttgttctagcctctttcaTAATGCAGCgacggtcttctctttcatcatatcctgtaaaatttcgttggacaaatgcagatgtaattgtgttaacgcctttcgatccttacgcttcttctcttcatctattAATGTCGAAggtatcttatctatccctagcagggcatcctccagatccatctgcgcaagaactgcttgtatcttaatctgccacaatacAAATCTGGTATTGTGATCCAACAgaggaatttcatacttcaaaaatGTCATTACagtgatcgagatgaacaacccggaagctctgacaccaatttattaaaaaaataaaataaaataaagaacacacaaagatttttacgtggaaaccctttcgggaaaaaaaccacgggcagaggagaagaaaattcactatgtcgaattcgaattattacaagaggaatagactatgtctatttatagggttgtaaagccatattctagtaagactgaaacaccttattctaatcaatatcaaattgatggaatttaataaggtttaaaaaaccttattctaaaataaaataaaagaagtgtaattctatatggattcttcttttattttattttaccactgtattttatttaaataaggattcgggtcacttaattctaacagtttCTATTTATCATAACTATTGCTAACATATACCAATCAATTTATCATTGAAGGCTTTCTTAATTCATTTTATAACAAACACTAACAATACATTTAAACTTCTCTTATGTATTAATAAACCCATCATTTGCAACAATTTCTTAACATTTGAACTCTTCTATTATTTTTCCTTCTCGTCCTTTATGTACATGTAATTATACAAGAATTTATTACTTTTAGTATTGTATGCCTATATGtaaaattaatttcaattttactatttacataattttaacaaaattatccACTTGAATagcaatcactaaattatttatatctttatcTACAATGTTCTAAATTAAAATATGCTTGTTGCttttgaatttaaattaaatGACATTTATACTATGCAAGTAGTAAATTGTTTTATAGGTTTCCTTCTAATATTACAATTATTTTCAAATAAATCTCGATTCAATCATACGAATGACTCGATATaggaatgaacaacatttaaaccacaaaaacaataaaaaaaaaataaattacaggTAAAACTAAATTAACGTATCAatgttaatataaaaattattacccGTAAAAAAAAAGTTACAGAAATTGCCAAAATATTTCATAAtcaacaaaaaaaacaaaaaagtaaaaacaagaaaaatatGGCGCTATTATAAAACAATGTCCGATTCTCGTTATTTGATACAAGAGGAAACAGAGAACGTTAAGCTCGAACGATCCAGCTTGAAATGCTGCATTTTCCAAGGACCTgggaaaataaataataataaaatttaaaaaaaaaaaaaactcttaatCTCTCTCAAGTCTCTTCATTgaatcttccttcatgaaaaagaGTAAAAAATCCCAGAAAGGAGTAACATCCAAGGACAAAAACAAAGGAATGGGGAAGGAAAAGGAAAGGGAGAAGAAATCAAGTAGCCTTGAGAGTGGAAGCTACAATTACAAGATGTTCAGCTTCTTCAACAGGAAGTTCAAGATCAATGAAGTGGAGCCACCTTCTGACGTCAACAAGGCCTTTTCTTTATTCACCGATGATGGTTCCACGCATATGACCGCCGAGCAACTTAGACGGTTCATGTCGGTCCACCAGTGTGAGGTTAGCACCCGACTCGAAGATGctcaaaatatcattgaacaggTTGTGAACAGGAGACACCATATCACCAAATTCGCCAGACACACCCTCAATATTGaagatttcttttattttttgcttTCCGATGATCTCAATGGCCCCATTCGTACTCAGgtaatcttttttctttctcccAATCATGGATCTTTGTTGTTGCCATTTTTTGTTTGTTGAAGTTTTGTGTTCGACGAATTGTGTGAATGAAAATATGATTCTTTAACAACCCTTCAAATATACAAAATTCCTTGAGTTGTTTGTTGATTTTATAGgttttaaggtgtgataaacgaAATGTCATTTTGCAGGTACACCATGATATGAGTGCGCCATTGTCGCATTATTTCATATATACAGGGCATAATTCCTATCTAACTGGGAATCAACTCAGCAGTGATTGTAGTGAGGTTCCAATTATCAAGGCTTTGCAAAATGGTGTTCGAGTTATCGAACTTGATCTTTGGCCCTCTAAAGATGAAATTCTTGTCCTTCATGGAAGGTAATGTAAGCTTGAGTTAATCATAATCAGAACTCTGAATAGGTCTACCATATTCATTAACGGTATCTTCTTGTGTATGAAATTATAGGACCTTGACAACTCCGGTGTCATTTATTCAATGTTTGACATCCATTAAAGAGTATGCTTTTGTTAGTTCCCCTTATCCAGTTATTATTACATTGGAAGATCATCTTACTCCAGAATTGCAAGCTAAAGCTGCAGATGTTAGTCTTCCATTTTTTCCCTTTCGAGTTTTCTATTTTTCTATGATGATCGGAAATGATTTCAATCGTATATTTTTGTAGATGATCACTCAAACGTTCGAAACTATGTTATACTATCCCGAATCTGACTTAACCGAGTTCCCTTCACCGGAATCATTGAAATACCGAATCATGATTTCAACGAAACCACCAAAAGAATATCTAGAGGTCAGGTCGAAGGACGCCTCCGAAGACGAATCATCCCCAAAGGATGACTCCGATGTGGTAAGCAGAAATTTACTATGTTATTcgaattctagtgtaagtgttcgaTTAGGATATGCATCTACAAATACAGATTTGAATTCAGATAATGAGATAACATTAGTTAATATGAATGGCATTGCAGAGTGAGAGTGATCAAGAAGATGAAGACTTTAAATCATTGCAAGCCGGGGTTTCAGGATACAAGCGCTTAATAACCATACATGCAGGAAAGCCAAAGGGTTCCTTAAAGACCGCATTAAAAGAAGTTACTGATCAGGTTCGACGTCTTAGTTTGAGTGAACATCAGCTTGAAAAACTTGCCGGTTCTCATGGACTTGATATTGTAAGGTACCTATATATCGACATTCCTTTCTTCGTTTTTTGTTGAAATATCCATGTCCGGTCCATTTTCAAACGAGTATGAAGATATAATTCTTCAAATACAAcgaaaaaaacttttaaaaagttGAGCATATATTAATAATTCCGAACACTTTAAGGTTTACGCAGAGGAATATCCTACGAGTCTATCCGAAGGGTACTCGTTTTACCTCATCAAATTACAAACCAACTATCGGATGGATGCACGGAGCTCAAATGGTTGCATTTAACATGCAGGTTAGCTTGTTATTTGGATTTGGTTATAAACTTATGAGTATTGGATATGAATACATAGATCGGATATGTTTTAATCTTTGATGATGATAGTGTTAATTGTAAAACATTTGTAATAACTAGGTATGAATGTTGTTTGTATCAGGGGTATGGAAAATCACTGTGGTTGATGCATGGCATGTTTAGAGCTAACGGAGGATGTGGTTATGTGATAAAACCTGATATTTTGACTCGATCAGCTGACGAGTTGTTTGATCCCAAAGCAACATTCTTGCCTGTGCAGAAAACGTTAAAGGTGAAATATTCTATTACTCGGATTCGGATATTGTATATTCCTAATATGAATATCATCAACGCCTCATCTCTATATCTTTATTTGAATATATCCGAATATAGTCGaatattattatgattttttttctgTAACTTAACAGGTGAAAATATATATGGGGGATGGATGGCGGTTGGACTTTAAGCACACACATTTTGATGCATACTCTCCTCCAGACTTCTATACAAAGGTTTGACAACCATTAGCCGACTTACCCTATCTTACTCGGATTTAAATACGAGTTTGAGTTATGAGTATGTGTTCAAtggaaatataataaatttttttgaaaacttcATATATTTAGAGGGTTTTTAGAAGATTATGTCATTATATCTATGTATGAATACGTATTGGACACAATGTTGAACACGAGCTTCAGGGAATGAGTTGCAAACTATGTTGCTAGGGctcttctttttttcttaaaGTCCATATTCGTTGCATATTTGGATATGAGCATGAAGTTATGATCTTCTAAATACATAATAAAGCCTTGAAATTTGTTTAGTGTTTTTGTTGTGTGTCTTCAAGGTGAGGAGAATTGGGTATTTATAAGGCATGGTTACTGTTCATCGAAGTGACGTCCTAAGTAGGTTCCATGCATGCCGACGCATATGCTGTTCTAGACTTAACACATGTTTGCCGGTTCACTCGCTTGACTTCGCACCCTCTACTTGCGAACACCTAGGGACATGCAAACTAGGGTTGTGAGCCCTCCTCGCGAGTCCCTAATGTGCTGGTCGCAGGTCGGTAGTCTAGGTTATATTTGGGTTTCGGGTTGGTAATGGGAAATATTATAACAAAATTATACCCGAAATTGAGTATGGACCCTCAATTTTATGATACATAAATGATgattatttaacattaataatggCAGATATACATTGTGGGAGTGCCAGCAGATGAAgctaaaaagaaaacaaagataaTTGAAGATGATTGGTGTCCAGTATGGGATGAAGAATTCTCTTTTCCCTTGACTGTTCCGGAACTAGCACTGCTTCGGATTGAAGTACGCGAATACGATATATCGGAGAAGGATGACTTTGGCGGCCAAACATGTTTGCCGGTACCGGAGTTAAGAACCGGGTTCCGGTCCGTTCCTCTGCATGACAAAAAGGGAGTTAAACACAAAAATGTAAGGCTGCTAATGAGGTTTGAGTTTGTATAAAATAGTGTAGCATTATCAATTAATTCATTAACCTTAACCCTTTGTACCACAATGAAGAGAatgcatatacatacatataaatatatatgtatatgcaaaAAAGTTAACAAATGTTAAAATGTCCATGTTTCTTTTGCTCTCCTTTGAAGCAACGATGAGAAACTTTACACGCCACTGTTCTATCAATTGTAATTATTTGGTTTTATTCTGttattagtctttgtactttacaaaagttatggatttagtccatgtattttaatttgattaatttcaaTCCTTTTACTTTTCGAtttgttcaattttagtccttttactttcaatcttctaaaataaaaaggaaattgaAGATTATTTTCTGTTCTCATTTGTCTAATTTCAAATTTGAGTCATGAATCATGATgggattttattgatttttaatgTTTTGCACGTTAAGAATGTAATATAAATAGGATAGGTCAAACTAAAGCATTAAAATATTATTCATTACACATAACgtttatgttatattttatgagtaCTAGAAAGTTGGATGTGGTTTTTAAGTTTGAGCACATTATGAACTAATTTAGAAATTTACCCTTTCATTTAAataaaaaacatttttttaaaacTCGTAAAGTCAAACTCCAAAGCTTTCCAGATAGTTCCGGTTCATGAAAGATCCAAAATATTCTTTGGCAGAaacgaagaagaaaaaaaattatatatatatatatatatatatatatgtagcagATAATAAATAGGgatattaaaaatacattaattaAGTCTATTGTCTTAACTTAATTGGTATCGATTTTGGTGTCAGTATAGAAAGATGTGAGTTTGAGTATGTTGAAACgaattatctttttatttaaaggTTTGAGATAGAGGCGCTCATAAGTCGGATTGGGCCTAAGTATTATATTTTATCCAATTTAAAATATGAgtctaaaattttatctaaattagTTATatttagaggtgatcatgggccgggccgggccgggttcgggccggtcccaagtaaaattttaggcccgtctactaggcccgggcccggccccgcccgaaatatgggcctaaaattttacccaagcccggcccgaaataaaattactaagcccgagcccggcccggcccgacccatattaattttttttcttattttattaaataaaaaaatttaaaaatataataaatcaaatatatttaaaaacataaaaataaatattaaaacaaataaaaataatactaaaacaattcttaaaacaatacacaaattaacaatataataaaaaatagttatattaaaaatttaaaataattaaaaataaaaaacaaaaaatatattaatatataattcgggccgggccgggccgggcccgggccaaaaaactcttacccgaggcccggcccgttttttaaacgggcctcgtttttttgcccaagcccatttttcgggcctatatttttacccaaacctccCATTTTTTAGGCGGGCCTTGGGCCAGCCAGCCCTTGACCCATGATCACTCTAGTTATATTTACAAAAGATTAACCTAAGCCTATTTTAGGCTGcccatataattttattaattttaaaaatatttatattatattattttaatatttaataaaattttataatttttatttattgaaagttTTATATaaccattttaatattattttaaatattataatagtattatatatttagtacatgtttattttttaatgtgttctaaattatataatatataaaaataacataatataaaatattataaacttaaaaacagCCGAGTCTAATCAGACTTCGGACATTAAATGTTCAAACTCGAGCTCAATACATATTTTAAACAGACTTAATTTTTGCTTAAGTCTATTTTTTGAACTTAATAATTTTATCTAAATTGTCTAAATTTCAAGCCGATCTTTAAATCTGAATGAGTAATTTGACTCATAAATAAGTTTAGTTATAGAGAAGCTATGAGTTTAGATGTTATATTAAAAAGAATAagaacatataataaaatttatgttAAAAAATACACTGATTAATAAAACGAATAAAACGCGTCTTTtacacttttaaaaaaaaacacgtCTTTCACactgttgaaaaaaaaaaagcaaaatagTATACTTCAGCCAGCGATAAGAATAACAGAATCCGtccataaataaattataaataaaaggaCAAACACAATCTCTATacctactatatatatatatatatatatatatataaattcatgCTGACACGTGGCACATATCACCACactctttttaattttataaaaatggtttattttcagttttagtccttttaatatggtaaaatttgatatttaatctttatattttaattttttctctatattttataatattattaactagttaatattgttaactttttaattaaatttttaagtgattatatataatttgaaatcagatttttaaatccaaaaagtagaggattaaaattttaaaaataaaagtaggaGGACTGAATTtcaaatgtataaaatataaagACTTAAATTCATGGTTGTTTGAATTTGGATATGATATTGAGTCCTAAATATATTAATATCGAACCAAtcagatcttttattttgatatgATTTGAAGTATATTTAGAACATTTAGATCAAATTATAAATACATGTACTTATAGACTATTACATGAACAATTCGATCTAACATGTTAAAAAATAAATAGTGTTAATAAAATTTAGGAAGGTTAATTGTTTTTTAACACGTCAAATTTAAGTTGCCCAAACAATAAGTGtacacaaatttataaatttaattcatGTATCTTAAATATGCTCCATGTTAGATTCGAGCTGGTGTTTAACGCCCAAGCTTATGATTAGATTGACATAAGAACCCGATTGATACGCTATTAATACAATGagaattcaattaaaatattttgaagtttgagaattaatttaaaattttaatcaggGTTTCTTGTGAAATTAACCTAAAATCTCACATAACCTATCTCGACTTATGAAAAACTAAGAGATAAAGCTTAAAGACGACAAATCGTAAAATCTTATAAACGTGAGTAACCATGGCGATGCCAACTGTCCACTGGGGTCCACGAATTAAGACTGTCTGTGGGACCCAATATGTCTCATCCTACTTTTCTGgaaaaaaaaaaataaggaaaGATGATAAGCATAACAACAAGAACAAACCTTGGCAGTTTAGGAACTTAAAATCCAGACAGTGCAGATTCGCAGGTTGTTTTCTGGGAATTCTAGGGGAAACCCAATGTCGAAACAAACATACAGGGTGTGCTTTTGCTTCAGGAGGAGGTTTAGGGTTGCAGTGTCAGAGGCACCAGAGGAGATCAAGCAGGTGTTTGAGCAGTACTCTGAGCATGGGATGATGTCCATTGATGGACTCCACAGGTTCTTAGTTGAATTCCAGAAAGAAAATAAGGCTACCAGAGAAGATGCTCAGAAAATTGTTGATAGTGTTAAGCATTTTCATAGAAAGGGTCTAAATCTTGAAGGCTTTTTTAAGTATCTCTTTGGTGATATCAATCCTCCTCAGGCTTCTCTTGGGGTAATTTCTTTCTTAAAAAacaacttttttttctcttttttgttGTTTAATTGTGGTTGAAATGTTGATTGGTTTGGTTCCACTTtagattattatgtttttgtttggTTGCTAGGAAAATTTGGGAGAAATTGGAATTATTTAAATACTATGTGATCTTTGAGTTTACTTCCTATTTGGGTTTTCTGCAGTAAACTCAGCTGAACTTAAATTGGGAACTTTTCTTCTTATCCTTCTACTTTTGAGTTAGGGCTGTAAATTGTAATTTAGATGGACCCAAGCTGTAAAAAGCTCGAGTTTGACTTAAATTAGAAGCTTGGATCAAGCTCAATCGAGTTTTACTTTAGAGCTCAAGCTTGATTCGAAATAAAAATCGAGCTgcacgagctagctagattatcTTACTTGAGTTCAAACTCGATTAATCCTATAATTTATACTCTTTTTTCCTTccatttttatattgtttttagGGTTTAGTTTTCCTTTTTTGTAATTTAATTGGTATTGAATGTTTGTGTTTGGTTGCTGAGAAAATTGGGATAAAAAGGAAGTCTTGGATATATGATATTTGAGTTTATATTTCCTATTTGGGTTTCACCTTTGAGTAGGAAAATTCGGTATCTTTGTATGGGATTTAAATGAAACTAATTACTTTTTTTCAGCTTAGTAATTAGTGTATATTGGCTGAATTGCTTCGTTGCTTTCATACCTTTGAAATGCCCCGATTTCTCGGAAAATGCTTTTATTTCAAGTTAAAATATACCGTTACATGCTTTTGAACTTGTCTCAATGAAGGAAATGAATTTAGGATTGTTGTTCCCATCCGAGTTTTTGTGATACCCCTATTCACTATTCAATTTGTAATTTGGTTCACAATACAAATTCATCGATTTTCTATACTTTTGTGCCATTGTCGTTTATGTCATATTCATTTCTTTGAATTCAGGTCCACCATGATATGAATGCTCCTTTGTCACATTATTTCATACATACCGGTCACAATTCCTATCTTACTGGGAATCAACTCAGTAGTGACTGCAGCGATGTCCCaatcatacatgcacttaagagAGGCGTGAGAGTGATAGAATTGGATATATGGCCAAATTCCACGAAAGATAATGTCGATGTTCTTCATGGAAGGTATATATATTCTTGAACTgcaaatcattttgtgaaatgaTAATAAATAGTTTACCAAACTCGTAACTTCATTATAACGGTTTGCTCATTCACTTGAGCTGGTATCTCGGGCTTGTTCTATGATGAAAAAACATGACTAATTCGACTAACCATGTGAGCTCCCTCGACTATAACTAATTGTTTCTTATGTTTTAAAATTAGTAATTTTGGTTCAAGAGGAAAATGAATAATCTTCTTCGTGTAGGACTTTGACTACTCCGGTGGAACTCATCAAGTGTTTGAAGTCTATTAAGGATTATGCTTTTGTTGCGTCGGAATACCCAGTTGTTATAACACTAGAAGATCATCTTACCCCAGATCTTCAAGCTAAAGTTGCCGAGGTGAGTCTCTTGGTGCTTATTGATGGGAAATTTAAATGGCTAGTGTTACCATAATTTACGCTTCTGTGGCTAACTTCTAGATGGTGACTCAAACCTTTGGAGACATCCTGTTTTCACCTGGCTCGGAATGCCTGAAGGAATTCCCGTCTCCAGAATCATTGAAAGGACGCATAATCATATCTACTAAACCACCAAAGGAATACCTTGAGGCCAAAGAAGTTAAGGAAAATGAGAACAATTCAGAGAGGGCTAAGGCTAGTGATGAAGAAGCTTGGGGAAAAGAAGTTCCAGACCTTCTCAAAGACGATGACAAGGTCTCTAAGATCCTGAGTGTGATCTTAATACTTCAAATCGAGACTACTAGCTGTACCAGTAAAGTT harbors:
- the LOC108485709 gene encoding phosphoinositide phospholipase C 6 isoform X3, which produces MKKSKKSQKGVTSKDKNKGMGKEKEREKKSSSLESGSYNYKMFSFFNRKFKINEVEPPSDVNKAFSLFTDDGSTHMTAEQLRRFMSVHQCEVSTRLEDAQNIIEQVVNRRHHITKFARHTLNIEDFFYFLLSDDLNGPIRTQVHHDMSAPLSHYFIYTGHNSYLTGNQLSSDCSEVPIIKALQNGVRVIELDLWPSKDEILVLHGRTLTTPVSFIQCLTSIKEYAFVSSPYPVIITLEDHLTPELQAKAADMITQTFETMLYYPESDLTEFPSPESLKYRIMISTKPPKEYLEVRSKDASEDESSPKDDSDVSESDQEDEDFKSLQAGVSGYKRLITIHAGKPKGSLKTALKEVTDQVRRLSLSEHQLEKLAGSHGLDIVRFTQRNILRVYPKGTRFTSSNYKPTIGWMHGAQMVAFNMQGYGKSLWLMHGMFRANGGCGYVIKPDILTRSADELFDPKATFLPVQKTLKVKIYMGDGWRLDFKHTHFDAYSPPDFYTKIYIVGVPADEAKKKTKIIEDDWCPVWDEEFSFPLTVPELALLRIEVREYDISEKDDFGGQTCLPVPELRTGFRSVPLHDKKGVKHKNVRLLMRFEFV
- the LOC108485709 gene encoding phosphoinositide phospholipase C 6 isoform X2, with amino-acid sequence MKKSKKSQKGVTSKDKNKGMGKEKEREKKSSSLESGSYNYKMFSFFNRKFKINEVEPPSDVNKAFSLFTDDGSTHMTAEQLRRFMSVHQCEVSTRLEDAQNIIEQVVNRRHHITKFARHTLNIEDFFYFLLSDDLNGPIRTQVHHDMSAPLSHYFIYTGHNSYLTGNQLSSDCSEVPIIKALQNGVRVIELDLWPSKDEILVLHGRTLTTPVSFIQCLTSIKEYAFVSSPYPVIITLEDHLTPELQAKAADMITQTFETMLYYPESDLTEFPSPESLKYRIMISTKPPKEYLEVRSKDASEDESSPKDDSDVVSRNLLCYSNSSSESDQEDEDFKSLQAGVSGYKRLITIHAGKPKGSLKTALKEVTDQVRRLSLSEHQLEKLAGSHGLDIVRFTQRNILRVYPKGTRFTSSNYKPTIGWMHGAQMVAFNMQGYGKSLWLMHGMFRANGGCGYVIKPDILTRSADELFDPKATFLPVQKTLKVKIYMGDGWRLDFKHTHFDAYSPPDFYTKIYIVGVPADEAKKKTKIIEDDWCPVWDEEFSFPLTVPELALLRIEVREYDISEKDDFGGQTCLPVPELRTGFRSVPLHDKKGVKHKNVRLLMRFEFV
- the LOC108485709 gene encoding phosphoinositide phospholipase C 6 isoform X1, which codes for MKKSKKSQKGVTSKDKNKGMGKEKEREKKSSSLESGSYNYKMFSFFNRKFKINEVEPPSDVNKAFSLFTDDGSTHMTAEQLRRFMSVHQCEVSTRLEDAQNIIEQVVNRRHHITKFARHTLNIEDFFYFLLSDDLNGPIRTQVHHDMSAPLSHYFIYTGHNSYLTGNQLSSDCSEVPIIKALQNGVRVIELDLWPSKDEILVLHGRTLTTPVSFIQCLTSIKEYAFVSSPYPVIITLEDHLTPELQAKAADMITQTFETMLYYPESDLTEFPSPESLKYRIMISTKPPKEYLEVRSKDASEDESSPKDDSDVVSRNLLCYSNSSVSSESDQEDEDFKSLQAGVSGYKRLITIHAGKPKGSLKTALKEVTDQVRRLSLSEHQLEKLAGSHGLDIVRFTQRNILRVYPKGTRFTSSNYKPTIGWMHGAQMVAFNMQGYGKSLWLMHGMFRANGGCGYVIKPDILTRSADELFDPKATFLPVQKTLKVKIYMGDGWRLDFKHTHFDAYSPPDFYTKIYIVGVPADEAKKKTKIIEDDWCPVWDEEFSFPLTVPELALLRIEVREYDISEKDDFGGQTCLPVPELRTGFRSVPLHDKKGVKHKNVRLLMRFEFV